A single window of Pieris napi chromosome 8, ilPieNapi1.2, whole genome shotgun sequence DNA harbors:
- the LOC125051916 gene encoding uncharacterized protein LOC125051916 isoform X2: protein MNLSLLFNSTNAKALHKEGLGQYANFARNNPGSIKFSDNAIAASSYSRGFSHHEYPGNGIYDHEETPYYYGQEHHRPVDHGIHGFEHDYHESHGHPNHGHHVGHYHQSLAAKAVLWPLAGIALLGAAAALVSNPVLLQLGVATGKRRRRDADREPDVSLDWIQNTPETCVEESCIETKSVQPSQMPSKRVKKKRKNNIERDVDYIRIPIQTN, encoded by the exons AATTCTACTAATGCTAAGGCATTGCATAAAGAGGGGTTAGGACAGTATGCTAATTTTGCTCGAAATAATCCTGGAAGCATTAAG ttctCTGATAATGCCATAGCTGCCTCGAGTTACAGCAGAGGTTTCTCACATCATGAATATCCAg GTAATGGAATATATGATCACGAAGAAACTCCATATTATTACGGTCAAGAACACCATAGGCCAGTTGATCATGGGATCCATGGCTTTGAGCATGATTACCATGAATCACATGGTCATCCTAACCACGGTCATCATGTTGGACATTATCATCAG tCATTAGCAGCAAAAGCAGTTTTGTGGCCGTTAGCAGGGATTGCCCTCCTAGGGGCAGCTGCTGCCCTGGTTTCCAACCCAGTTTTACTTCAACTTGGGGTGGCTACTGGTAAAAGAAGACGACGAGATGCAGATAGAGAGCCCGACGTGTCTTTAGATTGGATACAAAATACTCCTGAAACGTGTGTCGAAGAATCATGTATTGAAACTAAATCAGTACAACCTAGCCAAATGCCTAGCAAAAGAGTTaagaaaaaaaggaaaaataacaTTGAAAGGGATGTAGACTACATACGAATACCGattcaaacaaattaa
- the LOC125051830 gene encoding uncharacterized protein LOC125051830 encodes MLSNLGSFIIYCFIFSVSCSGTVSGAMTDEEVKAMFTKVILKCASKFKADMKDMMTLASLQTPTDPQVKCILACAYRDIGTMNDKGLYDLERAYKISEELQKGDEKRIQKGKELAKTCSLVNDETVTDGEKGCDRAALIFECSVKNAPKFGFKV; translated from the exons ATGTTGAGCAATTTAGGgtcgtttattatttattgtttcattttttcgGTTTCATGCAGTGGAACTGTGAGTgga gcaATGACCGATGAAGAAGTAAAGGCTATGTTCACCAAAGTAATCTTAAAATGTGCTTCCAAATTCAAAGCGGACATGAAAGATATGATGACTTTGGCGTCTCTACAAACGCCCACCGATCCTCAAGTAAAATGCATTTTGGCTTGTGCTTATCGTGATATAGGAACG ATGAATGACAAGGGGCTTTACGATTTGGAAAGGGCATACAAAATATCTGAAGAACTCCAGAAAGGCGATGAAAAGAGGATCCAGAAAGGAAAGGAATTGGCCAAAACGTGTTCTTTAG tgaACGATGAAACAGTAACTGACGGGGAGAAAGGCTGTGACAGAGCTGCattaatatttgaatgtaGCGTCAAAAATGCTCCTAAG TTTGGATTCAAAGTTTAA